The proteins below come from a single Streptococcus canis genomic window:
- the rplO gene encoding 50S ribosomal protein L15, with protein MKLHELKAAEGSRKTRNRVGRGTSSGNGKTSGRGQKGQKARSGGGVRLGFEGGQTPLFRRIPKRGFTNINAKEYALVNLDQLNVFEDGTEVTPVVLKEAGIVRAEKSGVKVLGNGELTKKLTVKAAKFSKSAEAAITAKGGSIEVI; from the coding sequence ATGAAACTTCATGAATTAAAAGCCGCTGAAGGCTCACGTAAAACACGTAACCGCGTTGGTCGTGGGACATCATCAGGTAACGGTAAAACATCTGGTCGCGGTCAAAAAGGTCAAAAAGCTCGTAGCGGTGGCGGTGTACGTCTAGGTTTTGAAGGTGGACAAACACCATTGTTCCGTCGTATTCCAAAACGTGGGTTTACAAACATCAATGCTAAAGAATATGCACTTGTTAACCTTGATCAATTGAACGTTTTTGAAGATGGTACAGAAGTAACTCCAGTTGTTCTTAAAGAGGCTGGAATTGTTCGTGCTGAAAAATCAGGTGTTAAAGTTCTTGGTAACGGCGAATTGACTAAAAAATTGACTGTAAAAGCAGCTAAATTCTCGAAATCTGCTGAAGCAGCCATTACTGCTAAAGGTGGTTCAATCGAAGTCATCTAA
- the secY gene encoding preprotein translocase subunit SecY translates to MFLKILKDALKIKTVRNKIFFTIFIILVFRIGTHITVPGVNAKSLEQLSELPFLNMLNLVSGNAMRNFSVFSMGVSPYITASIVVQLLQMDILPKFVEWGKQGEVGRRKLNQATRYISLVLAFAQSIGITAGFNTLSSVALVKTPDVKTYLLIGALLTTGSVIVTWLGEQITDKGFGNGVSMIIFAGIISSIPNAIATIREDYFVNVKASDLQSSYLIVGILILAVLAIVFFTTYVQQAEYKIPIQYTKLMQGAPTSSYLPLKVNPAGVIPVIFASSITTIPSTIIPFVQNGRDIPWLTRLQELFNYQSPVGMMVYALLIILFSFFYTFVQVNPEKTAENLQKNSSYIPSVRPGRETEQFMSSLLKKLATVGAIFLAFISLAPIAAQQVLNLSSSIALGGTSLLILISTGIEGMKQLEGYLLKRKYVGFMNTAE, encoded by the coding sequence ATGTTCTTAAAAATACTAAAAGACGCTTTGAAGATAAAGACAGTAAGAAATAAAATTTTCTTTACCATCTTTATCATCCTTGTATTCCGAATTGGAACACATATCACTGTACCTGGTGTAAACGCAAAAAGCTTAGAGCAACTGAGTGAGCTACCTTTCTTAAATATGTTGAACTTAGTTAGTGGGAATGCTATGAGGAATTTTTCAGTATTCTCTATGGGAGTTAGTCCGTACATTACGGCTTCCATTGTTGTTCAACTGTTACAAATGGATATTTTGCCTAAATTTGTTGAGTGGGGTAAACAAGGTGAAGTGGGTCGCCGGAAATTAAATCAAGCGACACGCTATATTTCTCTTGTTTTAGCCTTTGCTCAGTCGATTGGTATCACAGCAGGATTTAACACCTTATCAAGTGTTGCTCTTGTAAAAACACCAGATGTTAAAACTTATTTGCTTATTGGAGCATTGCTTACAACCGGTAGTGTGATTGTGACTTGGCTTGGAGAACAAATTACAGATAAAGGATTTGGAAATGGGGTATCAATGATTATCTTTGCCGGTATTATTTCCTCTATTCCTAACGCCATTGCAACTATCCGCGAAGATTATTTTGTAAATGTTAAGGCAAGTGATTTACAGTCCTCTTATCTCATTGTTGGCATTTTAATCTTAGCTGTTCTTGCTATCGTGTTCTTTACAACTTACGTTCAACAAGCGGAATACAAAATTCCAATCCAATATACAAAATTGATGCAAGGTGCGCCTACAAGTTCATACCTTCCATTAAAAGTAAATCCAGCCGGCGTTATTCCCGTTATCTTTGCCAGCTCGATTACAACTATTCCAAGTACGATTATTCCTTTTGTTCAAAATGGTAGAGATATACCATGGCTAACTCGCTTACAGGAGCTTTTTAATTACCAATCTCCAGTTGGCATGATGGTTTATGCCTTGTTGATTATCTTGTTCTCGTTCTTCTATACCTTTGTACAAGTAAATCCTGAGAAGACAGCAGAAAATCTTCAGAAGAATTCCTCATACATCCCAAGTGTTCGACCTGGACGTGAGACAGAACAATTTATGTCATCATTGCTTAAAAAGTTAGCCACAGTAGGAGCTATTTTCTTAGCATTTATCTCTCTAGCTCCTATTGCAGCGCAACAAGTTCTCAACCTTTCCTCTAGTATTGCTCTAGGTGGGACAAGCTTGCTCATTTTGATTTCAACTGGTATCGAAGGCATGAAACAACTTGAAGGTTACCTACTCAAGAGAAAATATGTCGGATTTATGAATACAGCAGAATAG
- the infA gene encoding translation initiation factor IF-1, giving the protein MAKEDVIEIEGKVVETMPNAMFTVELENGHQILATVSGKIRKNYIRILVGDRVTVEMSPYDLTRGRITYLFK; this is encoded by the coding sequence GTGGCAAAAGAAGACGTGATTGAAATTGAAGGCAAAGTAGTAGAAACAATGCCAAATGCAATGTTTACTGTTGAATTGGAAAATGGACATCAAATTCTAGCAACTGTATCAGGAAAAATCCGTAAAAATTACATTCGTATTTTAGTGGGTGATCGTGTTACTGTGGAGATGAGTCCATACGACTTGACACGTGGACGTATCACATACCTCTTTAAATAA
- a CDS encoding rolling circle replication-associated protein, translating into MTSYNKKIVRTSSYIEIWEYEKPIFSKGKNILEANTENKEKTQRRTFDELTPEEQEQRLERMKKTRLEAKWNLLRLVDCNYDNNTSFLTLTTKENISDRNHFKNLLKTFIKRFNYHIFKTKKSRLRYISVLEKQKRGAWHAHILLFSVPYIPHKQLLELWGHGAVRINKVDVDSKENRGRYVTKYFEKGIGQELLENFGKQAYLSSRNLKKPDEDKFYTYEDFNYDSSVVLYETEYTSKVYKDGQYFDNHVKYKKIKLDE; encoded by the coding sequence ATGACCTCATATAATAAAAAAATAGTCCGCACTTCTTCCTATATTGAAATTTGGGAATATGAAAAGCCAATATTTTCAAAAGGAAAAAACATTTTAGAAGCTAATACTGAAAATAAAGAAAAAACGCAACGCAGAACATTTGATGAACTAACACCCGAAGAACAAGAACAACGTCTTGAACGTATGAAGAAAACTCGCTTAGAAGCAAAGTGGAATTTACTCCGTCTAGTAGATTGTAATTATGATAACAATACTTCATTTCTAACCTTAACCACTAAAGAAAATATCAGCGATAGAAATCACTTCAAAAACTTACTCAAAACCTTTATCAAACGCTTTAATTATCACATATTTAAGACTAAAAAAAGCCGATTAAGATACATATCAGTATTAGAAAAGCAAAAACGTGGAGCATGGCATGCTCATATTCTGCTATTCAGCGTCCCTTATATTCCACATAAGCAATTATTAGAACTTTGGGGACATGGGGCAGTACGGATAAATAAAGTTGATGTTGATAGCAAAGAAAATCGCGGTCGATATGTTACTAAATATTTTGAAAAAGGTATCGGCCAAGAGCTATTAGAAAACTTCGGTAAACAAGCCTATTTATCATCACGCAACTTGAAAAAGCCTGATGAAGATAAATTTTACACTTACGAAGATTTTAACTACGATAGTTCGGTCGTCCTATATGAAACGGAATACACGAGTAAGGTCTATAAAGACGGTCAGTATTTCGATAATCATGTAAAGTATAAGAAAATAAAACTAGATGAATAA
- the rplR gene encoding 50S ribosomal protein L18, with protein MISKPDKNKIRQKRHRRVRGKLSGTAERPRLNVFRSNTGIYAQVIDDVAGVTLASASTLDKDVSKGTKTEQAVVVGKLVAERAVAKGISEVVFDRGGYLYHGRVKALADAARENGLKF; from the coding sequence GTGATTTCGAAACCAGATAAAAACAAAATCCGCCAAAAACGCCATCGTCGCGTCCGCGGTAAACTCTCTGGAACTGCAGAACGCCCACGTTTGAACGTATTTCGTTCTAATACAGGCATCTACGCTCAAGTTATTGATGACGTAGCGGGTGTAACGCTCGCAAGTGCATCAACTCTTGATAAAGACGTTTCTAAAGGAACAAAAACAGAACAGGCCGTTGTAGTCGGCAAACTTGTTGCTGAACGTGCAGTGGCTAAAGGTATTTCTGAAGTGGTGTTTGACCGCGGTGGATATCTCTATCACGGACGTGTTAAAGCCTTGGCTGATGCAGCTCGTGAAAACGGATTGAAATTCTAA
- a CDS encoding adenylate kinase — protein MNLLIMGLPGAGKGTQAAKIVEAFGLIHISTGDMFRAAMANQTEMGVLAKSYIDKGDLVPDEVTNGIVKERLSQDDINEKGFLLDGYPRTIEQAHALDATLKALGLTLDGVINIDVDPTALVERLSGRIINKKTGETFHKVFNPPASDYNEEDFYQREDDKPETVKRRLDVNIAQGQPILNHYRQADIVYDIDGNKDISKVFADIEKVITNLK, from the coding sequence ATGAATCTTTTAATCATGGGCTTACCAGGAGCTGGTAAAGGAACCCAAGCTGCAAAGATTGTTGAAGCCTTTGGACTTATCCATATCTCAACAGGTGATATGTTCCGTGCAGCTATGGCTAACCAAACTGAAATGGGTGTTCTCGCTAAGTCTTATATTGACAAAGGTGATCTGGTACCTGATGAAGTAACAAATGGAATCGTTAAAGAACGTCTGTCACAAGATGATATTAACGAAAAGGGCTTCTTATTAGATGGTTATCCACGCACCATTGAACAGGCACATGCTTTGGATGCTACGTTAAAAGCACTAGGACTTACTTTGGATGGGGTCATTAATATTGATGTGGATCCTACTGCTCTTGTTGAAAGACTTAGTGGTCGTATCATTAACAAGAAAACAGGCGAAACATTCCATAAAGTCTTTAACCCACCAGCAAGTGATTATAACGAAGAAGATTTTTATCAACGGGAAGATGACAAACCTGAAACAGTTAAACGTCGTTTAGATGTTAATATTGCACAAGGTCAACCAATTCTTAACCATTATCGTCAAGCAGATATTGTTTATGATATTGATGGAAATAAAGACATTTCAAAAGTTTTTGCTGATATTGAAAAAGTCATCACAAACCTAAAATAA
- the rpsK gene encoding 30S ribosomal protein S11: MAKPTRKRRVKKNIESGVAHIHATFNNTIVMITDVHGNALAWSSAGALGFKGSRKSTPFAAQMAAEAAAKSAQEHGLKTVEVTVKGPGSGRESAIRALAAAGLEVTAIRDVTPVPHNGARPPKRRRV; this comes from the coding sequence TTGGCTAAACCAACACGTAAACGCCGTGTGAAAAAGAACATCGAATCTGGTGTTGCACATATTCACGCTACATTTAATAACACTATTGTTATGATTACAGATGTGCATGGCAATGCTCTTGCATGGTCATCAGCTGGTGCTCTTGGTTTCAAAGGTTCTCGTAAATCTACTCCGTTTGCTGCTCAAATGGCTGCAGAAGCTGCTGCAAAATCTGCACAAGAACACGGACTAAAAACTGTTGAAGTTACTGTAAAAGGTCCTGGTTCAGGTCGTGAATCAGCTATCCGTGCCCTGGCTGCTGCCGGTCTTGAAGTAACTGCAATTCGTGATGTGACTCCTGTACCGCATAATGGTGCTCGTCCTCCAAAACGTCGTCGTGTATAA
- a CDS encoding metallophosphoesterase: MAKYYSMSDIHGHYDEFIESLSKVDLSDKNSLLILLGDYIDNGSQSLQVISKIIELEKYYPDQVITLLGNHEEYFVEWLLEEETAKYSSSATINSFISQNKRETIVNSVISDLSFSDEECLNQIDKKMKDYIIAEYPEIVDWLKDKFFNTERFFETDYQIFVHAGIDEELGQNWKLFSNPDIFTKKFPASIGKFYKDIIAGHIYSEEIAKDSDVLGKIYFDNYNHYYIDGHVSLSKTIPILAFDTTTKKYHYL, translated from the coding sequence ATGGCTAAATATTACTCTATGTCCGATATACATGGACATTATGATGAATTTATTGAAAGCCTGTCAAAAGTAGATTTATCTGATAAGAACAGTTTATTGATTTTGCTTGGAGATTATATCGATAACGGCTCTCAATCATTGCAAGTCATTTCAAAAATAATTGAACTTGAAAAATATTATCCTGACCAAGTTATCACTTTATTAGGCAATCATGAAGAATACTTTGTTGAGTGGCTACTTGAGGAAGAGACTGCAAAATATTCTTCCTCTGCTACGATTAACAGCTTCATTAGTCAGAATAAGCGAGAAACTATTGTTAATTCAGTAATATCAGACCTATCTTTTTCTGATGAAGAATGTCTAAATCAAATTGATAAGAAAATGAAAGACTATATTATTGCTGAGTATCCTGAAATTGTGGATTGGCTTAAAGATAAATTTTTTAATACAGAACGATTTTTTGAGACCGACTACCAAATATTTGTTCATGCTGGAATTGATGAAGAATTAGGACAAAACTGGAAACTATTTTCCAATCCTGATATATTTACTAAGAAGTTCCCTGCAAGTATCGGAAAATTTTATAAAGATATTATTGCAGGACACATCTATTCAGAAGAAATTGCTAAAGATAGTGATGTACTGGGTAAAATTTACTTTGATAACTATAATCACTACTACATTGATGGTCATGTGTCTCTTAGTAAGACTATACCAATTCTGGCATTCGATACGACTACTAAAAAGTACCACTACTTATAA
- a CDS encoding DUF3173 domain-containing protein, giving the protein MIATVTKNDLVALGFSEGTSKRIIRQGKELLITRGFTVYQNKRIGTIPATIATELLGFDVQNSPLPKE; this is encoded by the coding sequence ATGATAGCAACTGTAACTAAGAATGACTTAGTTGCCCTCGGTTTCTCCGAGGGAACATCTAAACGTATTATCCGCCAAGGAAAAGAACTACTGATAACACGAGGCTTTACAGTCTATCAGAACAAGCGAATTGGCACAATCCCTGCTACCATAGCTACCGAACTACTTGGTTTTGATGTTCAGAACAGTCCCCTTCCCAAGGAGTAA
- the rplQ gene encoding 50S ribosomal protein L17 has translation MAYRKLGRTSSQRKAMLRDLTTDLLINESIVTTEARAKEIRKTVEKMITLGKRGDLHARRQAAAYVRNEIASENYDETTDKYTSTTALQKLFSEIAPRYAERNGGYTRILKTEPRRGDAAPMAIIELV, from the coding sequence ATGGCTTACCGTAAACTAGGACGCACTAGCTCACAACGTAAAGCAATGCTTCGTGATTTGACGACAGATCTTTTGATTAACGAATCAATTGTAACGACAGAAGCACGTGCAAAAGAAATCCGTAAAACAGTTGAAAAAATGATTACTCTTGGTAAACGTGGTGATCTTCATGCTCGTCGCCAAGCAGCTGCATACGTTCGTAACGAAATTGCATCAGAAAACTATGATGAAACTACTGATAAATACACATCAACAACAGCTCTTCAAAAACTTTTCTCAGAAATTGCACCTCGTTATGCAGAACGCAACGGTGGATACACTCGTATTCTTAAAACAGAACCACGCCGTGGAGATGCTGCTCCAATGGCAATTATCGAATTAGTTTAA
- a CDS encoding helix-turn-helix domain-containing protein — protein MKHKHLTLSDRTDIQMGIEQRKPFSAIAAKLGKAPSTISKEGRRNLFFKETAVQSNCDACPLLKKAPYVCNNCQKKRMDCGFKKQFYYAKKAQLNYETQLSEARTGVALNKEEFYLMDNIVSSAIKKGQHLNHIISSNNLTASRASSYRYLEKGYLSARPIDFPRVVKFRKPRTSQLPPIPKSDKVGRSYQVFQKYLTKEGLTSWIEMDTVIGRIGGKGLLTFNVVFCNFIFARLLDNKTAAQVAKHLYTIKNDFFNADRDFYEFSLVILTDNGGEFARVDDSEMDIRGELKLVFCDPNRSDQKARIEKNHTLLRDILPKGTSFDNLTQDDINLVCSHMNGVRRHALYGKSAYELFTFTYGKDIATLLGITKIDPEDVLQSPRLLDK, from the coding sequence ATGAAACACAAACATTTAACTCTCTCAGACCGTACAGACATTCAAATGGGAATTGAACAACGTAAACCTTTCTCTGCCATTGCAGCTAAACTCGGTAAAGCCCCTTCTACCATCTCCAAAGAAGGGCGTCGGAATCTCTTTTTCAAAGAAACTGCCGTACAATCCAATTGTGATGCTTGCCCACTCCTTAAAAAAGCGCCTTACGTATGCAACAACTGCCAAAAAAAGAGAATGGACTGTGGCTTCAAAAAGCAATTCTATTACGCTAAAAAAGCTCAGCTCAATTATGAAACTCAGCTTTCTGAAGCTAGAACTGGGGTCGCTCTTAACAAGGAAGAATTTTACCTGATGGATAATATCGTCTCCTCTGCTATCAAAAAAGGACAACACCTTAATCACATCATTTCATCGAATAACTTAACTGCTTCTAGAGCCAGTAGCTACCGATACTTAGAAAAGGGCTATCTCTCTGCTAGACCTATCGACTTCCCTCGAGTTGTTAAGTTTAGAAAACCTAGAACGAGCCAGCTACCTCCGATTCCTAAGAGCGACAAAGTCGGAAGATCTTATCAGGTTTTCCAGAAGTATCTCACCAAGGAAGGCCTAACTTCCTGGATTGAAATGGACACTGTTATTGGACGAATTGGCGGTAAGGGACTTCTCACCTTCAACGTCGTTTTCTGTAACTTCATCTTTGCCAGACTTCTTGATAATAAGACCGCTGCCCAAGTCGCTAAGCATCTCTACACTATCAAGAACGACTTCTTTAACGCCGATAGAGACTTCTACGAATTTTCCCTTGTCATTCTAACCGACAATGGCGGAGAGTTCGCTAGAGTGGATGATAGTGAAATGGACATCAGAGGTGAGCTAAAACTCGTTTTCTGTGACCCTAACCGCTCTGACCAGAAGGCTCGTATTGAAAAGAATCACACCCTTCTAAGAGACATTCTCCCTAAAGGAACAAGTTTTGACAACTTAACTCAGGACGATATCAACCTCGTCTGTTCTCATATGAATGGGGTCAGACGACATGCTCTATACGGAAAATCTGCTTATGAGCTCTTTACATTCACTTATGGGAAAGATATCGCTACTTTACTTGGTATCACTAAAATCGACCCTGAAGACGTCCTACAGTCGCCAAGGTTGTTGGACAAGTAA
- the rpsE gene encoding 30S ribosomal protein S5, which produces MAFKDNAVELEERVVAINRVTKVVKGGRRLRFAALVVVGDGNGRVGFGTGKAQEVPEAIRKAVEAAKKNMIEVPMVGTTIPHEVYTNFGGAKVLLKPAVEGSGVAAGGAVRAVIELAGIADITSKSLGSNTPINIVRATVEGLKQLKRAEEVAALRGISVSDLA; this is translated from the coding sequence ATGGCATTTAAAGATAATGCAGTTGAACTTGAAGAACGCGTTGTTGCGATTAACCGTGTTACAAAAGTTGTTAAAGGTGGACGTCGTCTTCGCTTTGCAGCTCTTGTAGTTGTTGGTGATGGAAATGGTCGTGTTGGATTTGGTACTGGTAAAGCCCAAGAAGTTCCAGAAGCTATCCGCAAAGCAGTCGAAGCTGCTAAGAAAAACATGATCGAAGTACCAATGGTTGGTACAACAATTCCTCACGAAGTTTATACTAACTTTGGTGGAGCTAAAGTATTGTTGAAACCAGCTGTAGAAGGTTCTGGAGTTGCTGCTGGTGGTGCAGTTCGTGCCGTCATCGAATTAGCAGGTATTGCAGATATTACTTCAAAATCTCTTGGTTCAAATACTCCAATCAACATTGTTCGTGCAACTGTTGAAGGATTGAAACAACTTAAACGTGCAGAAGAAGTTGCCGCACTTCGTGGCATCTCAGTTTCTGACTTAGCATAA
- the rpmD gene encoding 50S ribosomal protein L30: protein MAQIKITLTKSPIGRKPEQRKTVVALGLGKLNSSVIKEDNAAIRGMVTAISHLVTVEDVK, encoded by the coding sequence ATGGCTCAAATTAAAATTACTTTGACTAAGTCTCCAATCGGACGTAAGCCAGAACAACGTAAAACTGTTGTTGCTCTTGGACTTGGTAAATTAAACTCTTCAGTAATTAAAGAAGATAACGCTGCTATCCGTGGTATGGTAACAGCTATCTCTCACTTAGTTACAGTTGAAGACGTTAAATAA
- a CDS encoding DNA-directed RNA polymerase subunit alpha — protein sequence MIEFEKPIITKIDENKDYGRFVIEPLERGYGTTLGNSLRRVLLSSLPGAAVTSIKIDGVLHEFDTIPGVREDVMQIILNVKGLAVKSYVEDEKIIELEVEGPAEVTAGDILTDSDIELVNPDHYLFTIAEGHSLRATMTVAKKRGYVPAEGNKKDDAPVGTLAVDSIYTPVKKVNYQVEPARVGSNDGFDKLTIEIMTNGTIIPEDALGLSARVLIEHLNLFTDLTDVAKATEVMKETETVSDEKVLDRTIEELDLSVRSYNCLKRAGINTVFDLTEKSEPEMMKVRNLGRKSLEEVKVKLADLGLGLKNDK from the coding sequence ATGATTGAGTTTGAAAAACCAATAATAACAAAAATTGATGAAAATAAAGATTACGGTAGATTTGTAATCGAACCACTTGAACGTGGTTACGGAACAACTCTAGGTAATTCTCTTCGTCGTGTACTCTTGTCTTCACTTCCAGGTGCAGCAGTAACATCAATTAAAATTGATGGAGTACTACACGAATTTGATACAATCCCAGGTGTACGTGAAGATGTCATGCAAATCATCCTTAATGTTAAGGGACTTGCTGTGAAATCATATGTCGAAGACGAAAAGATTATCGAGCTTGAGGTAGAAGGGCCAGCAGAAGTTACAGCTGGTGATATTCTTACAGATAGTGATATCGAACTTGTTAACCCGGATCATTATCTTTTTACAATTGCTGAAGGACATTCCTTGAGAGCTACAATGACCGTTGCTAAAAAGCGTGGTTATGTGCCAGCAGAAGGCAACAAAAAAGATGATGCACCTGTGGGTACATTGGCCGTAGATTCAATCTATACGCCAGTTAAAAAAGTTAATTATCAAGTAGAACCTGCCCGTGTGGGTAGCAATGACGGATTCGATAAATTAACTATTGAAATCATGACAAACGGAACAATTATTCCTGAAGATGCTTTAGGTCTATCTGCTCGAGTTTTAATCGAACACTTGAACTTGTTTACTGATTTGACGGATGTTGCTAAAGCAACTGAAGTAATGAAAGAAACTGAAACAGTGAGCGATGAAAAGGTACTTGACCGAACCATTGAGGAACTTGATTTGTCCGTACGCTCATATAACTGTTTGAAACGCGCAGGTATTAATACTGTCTTCGATTTAACAGAAAAATCTGAGCCTGAAATGATGAAAGTCCGTAACCTTGGACGTAAGAGCCTTGAAGAAGTTAAGGTTAAACTTGCTGATTTAGGTCTAGGACTAAAAAACGATAAATAA
- the rpmJ gene encoding 50S ribosomal protein L36: MKVRPSVKPICEYCKVIRRNGRVMVICPTNPKHKQRQG, encoded by the coding sequence ATGAAGGTAAGACCATCGGTTAAACCAATTTGCGAATACTGTAAAGTTATTCGTCGTAACGGTCGTGTTATGGTGATTTGTCCAACAAATCCAAAACACAAACAACGTCAAGGATAA
- the rpsM gene encoding 30S ribosomal protein S13, which produces MARIAGVDIPNDKRVVISLTYVYGIGLATSKKILAAAGISEDIRVKDLTSDQEDAIRREVDAIKVEGDLRREVNLNIKRLMEIGSYRGIRHRRGLPVRGQNTKNNARTRKGKAVAIAGKKK; this is translated from the coding sequence ATGGCTCGTATTGCTGGAGTTGATATTCCAAATGATAAACGCGTAGTAATTTCACTTACTTATGTGTACGGAATTGGTCTTGCAACATCTAAAAAAATCTTAGCAGCTGCTGGTATTTCAGAAGATATCCGTGTTAAAGATTTGACATCAGATCAAGAAGACGCTATCCGTCGTGAAGTAGATGCAATTAAAGTTGAAGGTGACCTTCGTCGTGAAGTTAACTTGAACATCAAACGTTTGATGGAAATCGGTTCATACCGTGGAATCCGTCACCGTCGTGGACTTCCTGTCCGTGGACAAAACACTAAAAACAATGCTCGCACTCGTAAAGGTAAAGCTGTTGCGATTGCAGGTAAGAAAAAATAA
- a CDS encoding tyrosine-type recombinase/integrase has product MAIRKGKDGNWIVDISNGFDPITLKQRRLVRKGYKTKKEATEAEHYLRSVELKERFYGAKITVYMLYELLKEEDRINHRKISYINTQENNYNRHIKNYFSKVDNVGKLTYEDIYQFREHLRQKVAQNSDNPLSTNTINKIMILLKKIFDVGLRKGYYTTNPVKLLKKLPIEKTKMQFWTVKEFQQFLTLFEPEEYNIKLLFTLLFFTGLRLGEALALTWQDIDFSTNTIHITKSVYVNKGVSYISSTKTKAGTRRIVINRKLSQKLQDWQQSQKHLLEQFTNDSLTLQVFQNSPLTITKNAIEKQYKKILERDNTLKKIRIHDLRHSHASLLINQGEDYLVVKERLGHASITTTIDTYSHLYPSKQKELAEKLDELI; this is encoded by the coding sequence ATGGCAATTAGAAAAGGAAAAGACGGTAATTGGATAGTTGATATTAGCAACGGTTTTGATCCGATAACACTAAAGCAACGTAGACTTGTTAGAAAGGGCTATAAGACAAAAAAAGAAGCTACCGAAGCAGAACACTACCTACGAAGTGTAGAGCTAAAAGAACGCTTCTATGGGGCTAAAATAACTGTTTATATGCTCTATGAATTATTAAAAGAAGAAGATAGGATAAATCATCGGAAAATTAGCTATATCAACACACAAGAAAATAACTACAATAGACACATTAAAAATTATTTTTCAAAAGTTGATAATGTCGGAAAATTAACCTATGAAGACATTTATCAGTTTAGAGAACACCTTAGGCAAAAAGTTGCTCAAAATTCTGATAACCCCTTAAGCACAAATACTATCAATAAAATTATGATTTTGCTTAAAAAGATTTTTGATGTCGGCTTGCGAAAAGGATATTACACTACAAACCCAGTAAAGCTACTCAAAAAATTACCAATTGAAAAGACTAAAATGCAGTTTTGGACAGTCAAAGAATTTCAACAGTTTCTAACACTGTTTGAACCAGAAGAATACAATATCAAATTACTATTTACTCTTCTATTCTTTACTGGGTTAAGACTTGGAGAAGCACTGGCACTAACATGGCAAGATATCGACTTTTCAACTAATACAATTCATATCACAAAATCTGTATATGTTAATAAAGGGGTAAGCTATATCAGTTCAACTAAGACTAAAGCAGGAACAAGAAGAATTGTTATCAATAGAAAATTAAGTCAGAAACTTCAAGATTGGCAGCAATCTCAAAAACATCTGCTAGAGCAATTTACCAATGATAGCCTAACTCTACAAGTGTTTCAAAATAGCCCTCTCACAATTACAAAAAATGCTATTGAAAAACAGTACAAGAAAATACTTGAACGTGATAACACACTTAAAAAAATACGAATACACGATTTAAGGCACTCACACGCTTCCTTGCTGATAAACCAAGGGGAAGATTATCTAGTTGTAAAAGAAAGGCTAGGACATGCTTCTATAACGACTACAATTGACACCTATTCTCACCTCTATCCAAGTAAGCAGAAGGAATTGGCAGAAAAACTTGATGAACTAATATAA